In Sphingobacterium thalpophilum, a genomic segment contains:
- the guaB gene encoding IMP dehydrogenase, which yields MQLDPQKFVAEGLTYDDVLLIPAYSEILPRDVDTSTSLTKKIKLNIPLVSAAMDTVTGADLAIAIAQAGGIGMLHKNMTIAEQAAEVRKVKRSESGMIQDPVTLLATATVGDAFNIMKEHKIGGIPVVNEKGQLVGIVTNRDLRFQKDMSRPINELMTKENLVVAPEGTDLVKAEEILQNEKIEKLPVVNEEGILKGLITFKDIQKYKHYPNAAKDSHGRLLVGAAVGVTPDTLDRVEALVKAGVDVVTIDTAHGHSKGVIDKLKLVKSQFPELQVIVGNIATGAAATALAEAGADAVKVGIGPGSICTTRIIAGVGVPQLYAVYEVAKALKGTGVPLIADGGIKQTGDIAKAIAAGASTIMAGSLFAGVEEAPGETIIYEGRKFKSYRGMGSIEAMEKGSKDRYFQDVEDDIKKLVPEGIVGRVPYKGTLAEVVYQYIGGLRASMGYCGAATIEKLQEAQFVRITGAGLRESHPHNISITKEAPNYNSRG from the coding sequence ATGCAATTAGATCCACAAAAATTCGTAGCAGAAGGTCTCACTTACGACGACGTCTTATTAATTCCAGCTTATTCTGAAATTTTACCCCGTGACGTTGATACGAGCACTTCGCTAACAAAAAAAATCAAATTAAATATTCCATTGGTTTCTGCAGCAATGGATACGGTAACCGGTGCTGATTTGGCGATTGCGATTGCACAAGCTGGCGGTATTGGTATGTTACACAAGAACATGACGATTGCAGAACAAGCTGCTGAAGTACGCAAAGTAAAACGTTCGGAGAGCGGTATGATTCAGGATCCAGTAACGTTATTGGCAACAGCAACTGTGGGCGATGCCTTCAATATTATGAAGGAGCACAAAATCGGAGGAATTCCTGTTGTGAACGAAAAAGGCCAATTGGTTGGTATTGTAACGAATCGTGATCTTCGTTTCCAAAAAGATATGAGTCGTCCCATCAATGAATTGATGACTAAGGAAAATCTTGTTGTTGCTCCCGAAGGAACGGATTTGGTGAAAGCGGAAGAGATTCTTCAAAACGAAAAAATCGAAAAACTTCCTGTAGTTAATGAAGAAGGTATTTTGAAAGGCTTGATTACCTTTAAAGATATCCAAAAATATAAACATTATCCCAATGCTGCCAAAGATAGCCATGGCCGTTTATTGGTTGGTGCGGCAGTAGGTGTCACACCAGATACCCTTGATCGCGTGGAGGCTTTGGTGAAAGCAGGTGTGGATGTGGTTACAATCGATACGGCACACGGGCATTCTAAAGGTGTAATCGATAAGTTGAAATTGGTGAAATCGCAGTTTCCTGAGCTACAGGTAATCGTTGGAAATATTGCGACCGGTGCAGCAGCAACAGCTTTGGCTGAAGCAGGTGCAGATGCCGTAAAAGTAGGTATCGGACCGGGCTCAATTTGTACAACCCGTATTATTGCTGGTGTCGGTGTTCCTCAGCTTTATGCTGTATATGAAGTTGCAAAAGCACTTAAAGGAACTGGTGTGCCATTGATTGCAGATGGTGGTATCAAACAAACCGGTGATATTGCAAAAGCAATTGCAGCCGGAGCAAGCACAATTATGGCCGGCTCTTTATTCGCTGGTGTGGAAGAAGCTCCAGGCGAAACAATTATCTATGAGGGACGTAAGTTTAAATCTTACCGCGGTATGGGTTCAATCGAAGCCATGGAAAAAGGATCTAAAGATCGTTATTTCCAAGACGTAGAAGATGATATCAAAAAATTGGTTCCAGAAGGTATCGTTGGGCGTGTTCCTTACAAAGGTACATTGGCTGAGGTCGTTTATCAATATATTGGCGGATTACGCGCTTCTATGGGATACTGTGGTGCTGCAACAATTGAAAAATTACAGGAAGCACAATTTGTCCGTATTACAGGAGCAGGGTTGAGAGAGTCCCATCCACATAATATTTCCATTACGAAGGAAGCACCAAATTATAACAGCAGAGGCTAG
- a CDS encoding ATP-dependent helicase has protein sequence MDYLAGLNPSQRGAVEQTEGPVMIVAGAGSGKTRVITYRVAHLIRKGVDPFNILVLTFTNKAAKEMRARIVSVVGSEAKNIWMGTFHSVFAKILRVEAELIGYPRNFTIYDTDDTKSLLRAILKEMNLDDKLYNVNHVYGRISQAKNNLISPQEYNKNEAILAEDISNGRGQLGQIYMTYAQRCYRAGAMDFDDLLFKTNVLLNKHPEVLHKYQHQFRYLMVDEYQDTNFSQYLIVKRLAAVNENICVVGDDAQSIYAFRGANIQNILNFQKDYPDVKIFKLEQNYRSTKMIVNAANSVIANNQNQLEKNVFSDNEEGEKIKVSRAFSDNEEGKIVADQIIEEKSLKGLNYKDFAILYRTNAQSRAMEEALRKINIPYKIYGGTSFYQRKEIKDLIAYFRLTFNPNDEEALKRVINYPRRGIGDTTIEKIMIAADQNQYRIWDVVANAAQFLDGRSATSVGGFAQMIQSFQALAKNNNAFDTAMHIAQHCGILKELYEDKSVEGLARYENIQELLNGIKEFSEREDIEERGLDVYMQDIALLTNDDNDKDPNADTVSLMTIHSSKGLEFPIVFIVGLEENLFPSQLSLNSRSELEEERRLFYVAVTRAEKKLLLSYATSRYRWGTLNNCEPSRFLDELNPACLALDFKPRQTSASAGSFQGERIAWQQKDSDDTFSKPKPKPMVKTTSILPKAHKPTAGFAPSDTSNLQVGMEVEHERFGFGKVVNLEGNKGDIKATIFFKELGQKQLLLKFAKLRIIQ, from the coding sequence TTGGATTATTTAGCGGGTTTAAACCCTTCACAACGAGGAGCCGTAGAGCAAACAGAAGGTCCTGTGATGATTGTTGCGGGAGCTGGTTCAGGAAAAACACGGGTAATTACCTATCGTGTAGCACACTTGATTCGAAAAGGTGTTGATCCATTCAATATCTTGGTATTAACATTTACCAACAAGGCCGCCAAAGAGATGCGCGCACGTATCGTTTCTGTTGTTGGAAGCGAAGCGAAAAATATTTGGATGGGAACATTCCACTCGGTATTCGCAAAGATACTCCGTGTCGAAGCAGAATTGATCGGTTATCCCAGAAACTTTACCATCTACGATACGGACGATACCAAAAGTTTGTTGCGTGCCATTTTAAAGGAAATGAATCTCGATGATAAGCTGTATAATGTCAATCATGTGTATGGACGTATCTCACAGGCAAAAAACAACTTGATCTCACCGCAGGAATATAATAAGAATGAAGCCATACTGGCCGAAGATATTTCCAATGGTCGTGGTCAATTGGGGCAGATTTATATGACCTATGCACAGCGCTGTTACCGTGCTGGAGCAATGGATTTTGATGACCTCTTGTTTAAAACAAATGTCTTGTTAAACAAGCATCCAGAGGTATTGCATAAATATCAGCATCAATTTCGCTATCTGATGGTCGATGAGTACCAGGATACCAACTTCTCCCAATACCTTATTGTCAAACGCCTGGCAGCAGTCAATGAAAATATCTGCGTGGTTGGGGATGATGCACAATCGATCTATGCATTTCGTGGTGCAAATATTCAGAATATCCTGAATTTCCAAAAGGATTATCCAGATGTGAAGATCTTTAAACTGGAGCAGAATTATCGATCGACTAAGATGATCGTGAATGCGGCCAATTCGGTGATTGCGAATAATCAGAATCAATTGGAAAAAAATGTTTTCTCGGATAATGAAGAGGGCGAAAAGATCAAGGTTTCACGTGCTTTCTCTGACAATGAGGAAGGTAAGATCGTTGCTGACCAGATCATTGAAGAGAAATCGTTAAAAGGACTTAATTATAAAGATTTTGCTATTTTGTATCGTACCAACGCCCAATCCAGGGCAATGGAGGAGGCCTTACGCAAAATTAATATTCCCTATAAAATATACGGTGGTACTTCTTTCTATCAACGGAAAGAAATTAAAGATCTGATCGCGTATTTCAGACTTACCTTCAACCCAAATGATGAGGAAGCACTAAAGCGTGTTATCAATTATCCACGTAGAGGGATCGGGGATACGACGATAGAGAAGATCATGATCGCTGCAGATCAGAATCAATACCGTATATGGGATGTTGTTGCAAATGCAGCCCAGTTTCTAGACGGACGTAGTGCAACTTCTGTCGGTGGTTTTGCACAGATGATACAGAGTTTTCAGGCTCTTGCCAAAAACAATAACGCATTTGATACGGCAATGCATATTGCGCAGCACTGTGGTATTCTGAAAGAATTGTATGAAGACAAATCGGTAGAGGGGTTGGCGCGTTACGAAAATATCCAGGAACTCCTCAATGGTATCAAGGAATTTTCGGAACGGGAAGATATCGAAGAGCGTGGACTTGATGTCTATATGCAGGATATCGCCCTGTTGACAAACGACGATAATGATAAAGATCCAAATGCTGATACTGTATCATTGATGACCATCCACTCTTCCAAAGGATTGGAATTTCCGATTGTTTTCATTGTAGGATTAGAAGAAAACCTATTTCCTTCCCAGTTGTCGTTGAATTCCAGGTCGGAATTGGAAGAGGAACGAAGACTTTTTTATGTCGCTGTTACGAGAGCTGAAAAAAAATTACTACTTTCGTATGCTACTTCGCGATATCGTTGGGGAACGCTGAATAACTGCGAACCCAGTCGCTTCTTGGATGAATTGAATCCGGCATGTCTTGCATTGGATTTTAAACCACGACAAACTTCTGCCTCAGCCGGAAGTTTTCAAGGCGAACGAATTGCATGGCAACAAAAGGATAGTGATGACACTTTTTCTAAACCTAAGCCTAAGCCGATGGTTAAAACGACATCAATACTACCGAAAGCCCACAAACCTACTGCGGGTTTTGCTCCTTCAGATACATCAAATCTTCAAGTCGGCATGGAAGTTGAACATGAACGTTTTGGATTTGGGAAAGTTGTTAATCTCGAAGGAAACAAAGGAGATATAAAAGCAACTATTTTCTTTAAAGAGTTGGGACAGAAACAATTGTTGCTTAAATTTGCAAAACTTAGAATAATTCAATAA
- a CDS encoding DUF4290 domain-containing protein: protein MNFDYNSTRPKLILAEYGRNVQNMVDYICTLPTKEERNKHAQIVIDMMGVLNPHLRDVSDFKHKLWDHLQIISDFKLDIDSPYPIATAKSVKHEVEHLGYPQHSIRFKHYGFTVEKMIEKALLANDEAKREQMVIGIANFMKMAYLTWNKDSVSDELIIQDLKELSGYQLTLPEGTVLTKLDFKTPPPGNRVKGPANSNSGGNNNNNNNNNSGHQSKGGGKPRMTSNNNNNTKRNNYGSNNNSYSRDNNNNSYGRDNNNNNNRNRKPQGNYNNKRG from the coding sequence ATGAACTTTGACTACAACAGCACTAGACCAAAATTGATCCTTGCAGAATATGGTCGCAATGTGCAAAATATGGTAGATTACATCTGTACTTTACCCACAAAGGAAGAAAGAAATAAACATGCGCAGATTGTAATCGATATGATGGGGGTATTGAACCCACATTTGAGAGACGTGTCTGATTTTAAACATAAACTGTGGGATCACCTACAGATTATCTCTGATTTTAAATTGGATATTGACTCTCCTTATCCAATTGCTACAGCGAAAAGTGTGAAACACGAAGTTGAGCATTTGGGCTATCCGCAGCATTCCATTAGATTCAAGCACTATGGTTTTACCGTAGAGAAAATGATTGAAAAGGCTTTATTGGCTAATGACGAGGCTAAAAGAGAGCAGATGGTTATCGGTATCGCCAATTTTATGAAAATGGCCTACCTGACCTGGAATAAGGATTCTGTTTCGGACGAGTTGATCATCCAGGATCTCAAAGAGTTGTCAGGTTATCAATTGACCTTACCAGAAGGTACCGTATTGACCAAACTTGACTTTAAAACTCCGCCTCCGGGAAATCGCGTTAAAGGTCCGGCTAACAGTAACTCAGGCGGAAATAATAACAATAACAATAATAATAATTCCGGTCACCAGTCGAAAGGTGGTGGCAAGCCTCGTATGACAAGTAACAACAACAATAATACGAAGCGCAATAACTACGGAAGCAATAACAACAGCTACAGTAGGGATAACAATAACAACAGCTACGGTAGGGACAACAATAACAACAATAACAGAAACAGAAAGCCGCAGGGTAATTATAATAATAAACGAGGCTAG
- the murA gene encoding UDP-N-acetylglucosamine 1-carboxyvinyltransferase, with protein MNAFEIIGGKPLKGEIIPQGAKNEALQILSAVLLTEEPMTISNIPDIKDVNKLIDLLAALGVKIDRIDKDTYVFEAKDINIDYFQSPEFKEKGGGLRGSIMIVGPLLARFGKAAIPKPGGDKIGRRRLDTHFLGFEKLGAKFVYDATTHFFNVDATELKGSYILLDEASVTGTANIVMAAVLAKGTTTIYNAACEPYLQQLCKMLNRMGAKISGIGSNLLTIEGVERLGGTSHRMLPDMIEIGSFIGLAAMTGSEITIKDVCFEELGVIPSVFSRLGIKFELRGDDIFIPAQESYEIDTFIDGSILTISDAPWPGFTPDLLSIVLVVATQAKGNVLIHQKMFESRLFFVDKLIDMGAQIILCDPHRATVIGLNKSHHLRGIEMTSPDIRAGVSLLIAALSAKGKSVIHNIEQIERGYQDIEERLRKLGADIKRIDAEPKGH; from the coding sequence ATGAACGCATTTGAAATAATCGGTGGAAAACCGTTAAAGGGAGAGATTATTCCTCAAGGAGCAAAAAATGAGGCCTTACAGATCCTTTCTGCAGTTTTACTGACAGAAGAACCTATGACCATCAGTAATATCCCAGATATTAAGGATGTCAATAAGTTGATCGATCTATTGGCTGCTTTAGGTGTTAAAATTGATCGCATAGATAAGGACACATACGTTTTTGAAGCCAAAGATATAAATATAGACTATTTCCAGTCACCTGAATTTAAAGAAAAAGGTGGTGGATTGCGTGGCTCTATCATGATTGTCGGTCCTTTGTTGGCTCGATTCGGAAAAGCCGCTATTCCGAAACCGGGGGGTGATAAAATCGGACGTAGACGATTGGATACCCACTTTTTGGGCTTTGAAAAATTGGGTGCTAAGTTTGTGTACGATGCGACTACCCATTTTTTTAACGTTGATGCGACGGAGTTAAAAGGAAGTTATATCCTTTTGGACGAAGCTTCTGTAACGGGTACGGCGAATATCGTGATGGCTGCTGTATTGGCAAAAGGGACAACAACGATATACAACGCTGCTTGTGAGCCTTATTTACAACAACTATGTAAGATGTTGAATCGCATGGGGGCTAAAATATCCGGTATTGGATCTAATTTGTTGACCATCGAAGGAGTAGAGCGTCTGGGGGGAACTTCACACCGCATGTTGCCTGATATGATTGAAATAGGTTCTTTCATCGGCCTTGCAGCAATGACCGGTTCAGAAATCACCATTAAAGATGTCTGTTTCGAAGAACTTGGCGTTATTCCATCTGTATTTTCGCGCTTAGGCATCAAGTTTGAATTACGCGGTGATGATATTTTTATTCCGGCGCAAGAATCGTATGAAATCGATACATTTATCGATGGATCTATCCTGACGATTTCAGATGCACCTTGGCCAGGTTTTACGCCCGATTTATTAAGTATCGTACTTGTTGTGGCGACTCAGGCAAAAGGAAACGTATTGATCCACCAAAAAATGTTCGAGAGCCGTTTGTTCTTCGTCGACAAATTGATCGATATGGGGGCTCAGATTATCTTGTGCGATCCGCACCGCGCAACCGTTATTGGACTGAATAAATCACATCACCTGAGAGGTATTGAGATGACTTCGCCAGATATTCGTGCCGGGGTTTCTTTATTGATTGCAGCCCTATCTGCTAAAGGAAAATCTGTGATCCACAATATCGAACAGATTGAACGTGGCTATCAAGATATCGAAGAACGCTTGCGTAAATTAGGAGCAGATATTAAACGTATCGATGCCGAACCAAAAGGTCATTAA
- a CDS encoding DUF5606 domain-containing protein: MNLRALVSVTGKPGLFKLVGQNKGGFILETLDQAKIKTVVSLSSTKMATLEDITIYGEEEEIRLLNIFETIKEKGIALPDTKSDGATLRDFFREVAPGHDESRVYSSDIKKVITWYNIIKEFPLFEEEAPAPLM, from the coding sequence ATGAATTTAAGAGCATTAGTATCCGTAACTGGTAAACCAGGATTGTTCAAATTGGTTGGACAAAATAAAGGTGGTTTTATTTTAGAAACCCTTGATCAGGCAAAAATTAAAACTGTAGTAAGTTTATCTTCTACAAAAATGGCGACTTTGGAAGATATCACCATCTATGGTGAAGAAGAAGAAATTCGTCTATTGAATATTTTTGAAACAATCAAAGAGAAAGGCATCGCTCTGCCAGATACAAAATCTGATGGCGCAACATTAAGAGATTTCTTCCGTGAAGTAGCTCCTGGCCATGATGAATCACGTGTTTATTCTTCGGATATTAAAAAGGTTATCACATGGTATAACATTATCAAGGAATTCCCTTTATTTGAAGAAGAAGCACCTGCTCCTTTAATGTAA
- a CDS encoding peptidylprolyl isomerase, which translates to MSKAIIKTEKGDMTVEFYTADAPNTVANFIKLAKSGYYDGLAFHRVIPDFVIQGGCPNSREGAAGIPGTGGPGYKIDCELTGENQYHDRGVLSMAHAGRNTGGSQFFICHSRNNTAHLDRNHTCFGKVIENVDIVDDIRQGDRILSIEVIED; encoded by the coding sequence ATGAGTAAAGCGATTATTAAAACAGAAAAAGGCGACATGACTGTGGAGTTCTACACAGCTGATGCTCCAAATACAGTAGCCAATTTTATCAAACTTGCTAAATCAGGATATTATGATGGATTGGCATTTCACCGTGTAATCCCTGATTTCGTTATCCAAGGTGGATGTCCAAATTCACGTGAAGGAGCTGCAGGAATCCCTGGAACGGGTGGCCCTGGTTATAAAATTGACTGTGAATTAACAGGCGAAAACCAATACCACGATAGAGGTGTATTGTCTATGGCTCATGCAGGCCGTAATACTGGTGGTTCTCAATTTTTCATCTGTCATAGCCGTAACAACACTGCTCACTTAGATCGTAACCATACTTGTTTTGGAAAAGTTATCGAAAACGTAGACATTGTTGACGATATCAGACAAGGTGACCGTATTTTATCAATTGAAGTTATCGAAGATTAA
- the radC gene encoding DNA repair protein RadC, translating into MSNPYKLVIREWAEADRPREKLLSQGRRALTDAELLAILIGSGSKNESAVELCRRILADVNNNLQTLSMMEVSELSLYKGIGEAKAIAILAALELARRKNDLPAEERKLVNSSRFVYNLMKPILQDLPHEEFWTLYLNTGYKILDKQLIGRGGNDFTPVDVRIILRSALSLKAHAIILVHNHPSGTLYPSNADKILTQKIVEASKIMDIRVADHLIFTDNGYYSFKDEGIID; encoded by the coding sequence ATGTCAAATCCGTACAAACTAGTCATTCGGGAGTGGGCAGAGGCCGATCGTCCGAGAGAGAAACTATTGAGCCAGGGCCGTAGGGCGCTTACCGACGCCGAATTACTGGCTATTTTAATCGGGTCTGGTTCCAAAAATGAAAGTGCTGTTGAATTATGCCGGCGCATATTGGCCGATGTCAATAACAACCTGCAGACGCTTTCGATGATGGAGGTTTCAGAACTGAGCCTATATAAAGGGATAGGCGAGGCAAAAGCCATCGCTATTCTTGCCGCATTGGAGCTTGCCCGTCGGAAAAACGACCTGCCCGCAGAAGAACGTAAGCTCGTAAATAGCAGCCGCTTCGTTTACAACTTAATGAAACCCATCCTTCAGGATCTGCCCCATGAAGAGTTTTGGACGCTGTATCTCAATACGGGGTATAAAATATTAGACAAACAACTGATCGGACGGGGCGGTAATGATTTTACGCCAGTCGATGTCCGGATTATATTACGATCTGCACTTAGCCTTAAAGCACATGCGATTATATTAGTTCATAACCATCCCTCGGGCACCTTGTATCCAAGCAATGCTGACAAAATTCTGACGCAAAAAATTGTTGAAGCCTCTAAAATTATGGATATTAGAGTTGCCGATCATTTAATCTTTACCGATAACGGATATTATAGTTTTAAAGATGAAGGTATAATCGACTAG
- a CDS encoding class I SAM-dependent methyltransferase, whose translation MNKNSIDRFTDRVVDYEKFRPCYPNEIIQVLKEQIGLDKKWLVADIGSGTGLSTQLFLENGNDVFAVEPNREMRESLLHHFKTYRNLIALNATAENTSIESGCVDLIFAGQSFHWFDREACKREFARILTENGRIVLVWNQRDPDDAFQQEYEDFLLSHIPSYQSVSHKNISDDDLKQFFGSRSMTKVTLPNQQILDLRSFLGRVRSSSYFPKEQAENKTLYDDLRTLFDKYAIAERIVFKYITEIYIS comes from the coding sequence ATGAACAAAAACAGTATTGATAGATTCACGGACAGGGTTGTCGATTACGAGAAATTTAGACCTTGTTACCCAAATGAGATTATTCAGGTGCTTAAAGAACAAATAGGGCTGGATAAAAAATGGTTGGTTGCCGATATCGGTAGTGGTACAGGACTATCTACGCAACTTTTTCTCGAAAATGGGAATGACGTTTTTGCTGTTGAACCCAATCGGGAAATGCGTGAATCTTTACTGCATCATTTTAAAACCTATCGGAATTTAATCGCGCTGAATGCGACTGCCGAAAATACATCGATTGAGTCTGGATGCGTAGATCTCATTTTTGCAGGGCAATCTTTTCATTGGTTTGACCGGGAAGCATGTAAAAGGGAGTTCGCTCGCATTCTCACAGAAAATGGACGTATTGTACTGGTCTGGAACCAGCGTGATCCCGACGACGCTTTTCAACAGGAGTACGAAGATTTTCTGCTCAGTCATATACCAAGTTATCAATCTGTCAGTCACAAAAATATCAGTGATGATGATCTCAAACAATTTTTTGGATCACGTTCAATGACCAAGGTAACCTTACCAAATCAACAGATATTGGACCTTCGGTCGTTTTTGGGAAGAGTACGTTCGTCATCCTATTTTCCAAAAGAGCAGGCTGAAAACAAAACGCTCTATGACGATCTCCGTACACTTTTCGATAAGTACGCAATCGCTGAGCGTATCGTATTCAAGTATATAACCGAAATTTATATCAGTTAA
- a CDS encoding MFS transporter, which yields MKDRIFRDWLSSGWELFFLFVLNILFSFNNGIPTSINTYVMNGYAGITADLSMATYCYYAGMVCAIPLVFRLLKLFSKKTILIVSIFIILASNAVLEHANNGVNICMASFFIGSAKIIVTMAIIGEMIPFLMPRGERYQLYAVYYTMTMIIPALASYVSVLFATRFYWETVFLFQNILLAVALLICIIFMKSSDFKKVPLYQYDWFGSILLCISLLNFAYFSTYGLTQNWFHSRFILVTGIASLCFFILFINRSVLIRKSLLNFEAFSTRILPISIGTIFIFGIFYSSTSLYSSLLGITLGTNPLEVAEINTYVIPGYMIGAVIAYIYFKITKKCKFILAFSAACYALSCFFFARIIDQHTNSALFYLPLTLRGMGVITSYIGIGVYMAGNIPSKYYLSGLVFLILTRSFLVPVVWSNIITNWYYHLQILNANNLAGIIDRTNSLVIQRGNIMKSVQVQASLLSIRDAYSGLFIIGVILTLFILIFPFHSSPIRRVFDWKRKNATKEALQIPIS from the coding sequence ATGAAAGATCGTATATTCAGAGATTGGTTGAGTTCAGGTTGGGAATTGTTCTTTCTGTTTGTACTCAATATTTTATTTTCGTTCAATAATGGAATCCCAACATCCATTAACACGTATGTCATGAATGGATACGCCGGTATCACCGCAGATTTGAGTATGGCTACATATTGTTATTATGCGGGAATGGTATGTGCCATACCACTGGTATTTAGGTTGTTGAAATTATTTTCCAAAAAGACGATATTAATCGTGTCTATCTTCATTATCCTCGCTTCCAATGCGGTTTTGGAACATGCCAATAATGGTGTCAACATCTGTATGGCCTCATTTTTTATCGGGAGTGCCAAGATTATTGTCACTATGGCTATCATTGGGGAAATGATCCCTTTTCTCATGCCACGTGGAGAACGGTATCAATTATATGCGGTCTACTACACCATGACAATGATCATTCCTGCCTTGGCAAGTTATGTATCTGTTCTATTTGCAACACGTTTCTATTGGGAAACTGTCTTTTTATTTCAAAATATACTACTTGCAGTAGCGTTGTTAATCTGCATCATCTTTATGAAATCGTCAGATTTTAAAAAGGTACCGCTGTATCAATATGACTGGTTTGGAAGTATTTTACTTTGTATTTCATTATTGAATTTTGCCTATTTCAGCACATATGGTCTGACACAAAATTGGTTTCATTCCAGGTTTATTTTGGTCACCGGAATCGCATCGCTCTGTTTTTTTATACTTTTTATAAATAGAAGTGTACTAATCCGAAAATCACTCTTAAATTTTGAAGCCTTTTCAACACGGATTCTGCCTATCTCCATTGGAACAATTTTTATTTTCGGCATTTTTTATAGCTCGACCTCGCTGTACTCCTCCCTTTTGGGAATTACGCTTGGTACAAACCCCTTGGAAGTTGCCGAAATAAATACCTATGTAATTCCTGGTTATATGATCGGAGCAGTAATCGCTTATATATATTTCAAAATAACAAAGAAATGCAAGTTCATTTTGGCATTCTCCGCAGCGTGTTATGCCCTATCTTGCTTTTTCTTTGCAAGGATTATTGACCAACATACAAACTCGGCTTTGTTCTATCTCCCTTTGACATTAAGAGGAATGGGCGTGATCACTTCCTACATTGGAATAGGCGTATATATGGCCGGTAATATTCCCAGTAAATATTACCTCTCTGGCTTAGTATTTTTGATTCTTACACGTTCATTTTTGGTGCCTGTAGTCTGGTCAAACATCATTACTAATTGGTATTACCACCTACAGATCCTTAATGCCAATAATCTTGCTGGTATAATCGATCGAACAAATAGCTTGGTGATACAAAGAGGAAATATAATGAAATCGGTCCAAGTCCAAGCCTCGCTACTATCCATACGCGACGCCTACTCCGGGCTATTTATTATCGGGGTAATCCTAACGTTATTCATCTTAATCTTCCCTTTTCATTCTTCGCCTATACGAAGAGTTTTCGACTGGAAGAGAAAAAATGCAACGAAAGAAGCTTTGCAAATTCCTATTTCTTAG